The DNA sequence GGGAGAACTGCACCCCTTCGAACCGGGCAATGCGGGTGAACCGAGCCCCGTCGAACCCGGCGGGACCGGAGAACCGCGCCCCCTCGAACACAGTTCTGCCGGAGAACTCCGCCCTGTCGAATCTGCCCTTGCCGAGGCCGACTTTTAGGGTAGTGGGGTCGCGGAGCGCATCCAGCAGCCGCTCTAAGAGGTCGCCTGCGAAAGGCGTTCCTCGGTGATCGATGTCGGCGCCGGCGGCGAGGCTGGCCAGATAGGTGTCACGGTCGGCCTCGGCCAGGTGGGCGAGGCAAGCGGTGTGACCGGGGACATGGATACCGAGGCAGCCCACCGGGTCGCTGGCCGGGTCAGCGCCATGCCCGCAGTGCGGCCAGGAAAGCGGCTGGGGTGTGCTCATGACGTGGCGGCTCCACGGATGTGTGTCTGGTGCCAGGGGAACGGGGCCTGGTGTACTGCGGCCTGGGGTCTCGTCAGTCCCTGCCCTGGTCGAATGGGTTGGACACCGTGTAGGGGTTCTCGTCGGTTTCCCCGCGATGGCGGCGTTCGGCCTGGTAGGCGGTCCAGGCATCCCCGCCCTGGCGGATGGAGTAGGACGGTGTCCCGGTACGGGTGCAGAACTCGGCGAACGTCAGGTCCGGTTCGGCCAAGCGCCGGCGTCGCTCCGCCGCGGGGGCGGACGGGTGGCCGGCGGTCCGGTGGCCGTACCGGGTCTACAGCTGCGGGACCGGTCCGAACCGCTTGGATTCGCTGCTCTCCGGTTCCGGGCCCTTGTTGTCCACTGCCCCCTCAGACATCCGCCAGCCGTTGTCGGTCCAGCGCAGCGTCACGCTGACCGTGGACCAAGTGCTCCTGGCCGGCAACTCTTTGGCCACGTTCTTGCCCGTGAGGGAGAACAGGCTACGGCACCAAACGTCCACGCGCGCCTCCACGAACCCGTAGGACACCACGGCCGTACCTGCGGGCATCAACCGGCTCACGAATGTCGCTCCGGCCGGTGCCTTGCCCTCGGTGTCCAGGCCGATCTTCGTGTTGAGGTCCGTGGTGTAGTTCGTGTCGTACGCCCTCTGCAGCTCGTCGCGCTGGTCGGGGTCGACGATGGCCTGCAGCAGCGCGTGCCGTCGCTGGGTGTTGTACATGCCTTCGCTGCCGATGGCCGTAGCTATCTGCGCGGCTGAGTTCTCGGCACCCTTCCTGCTGTGCGGTACCTCAGGAGCGAGCGGGTTGGCGGCTGCTCCGGGCGCCTCCTCGCTGCCCGTCCATCCTCGGTTGGCCAGCGCGATGACGGCCACCAGAGAGACGACGACGCCCACTCCGGCGATGAGTCCGCGATGCCGTCGGCTGCGGGCGGGCGGGGCGGCCGTCGCCCCTTCGGCCTGCCGCTGACTGCTGGTCATCATCTGCCGCTCCCCTATTTTCCTGTGATCGATGATGCAGATGACGTTATCTGGGACGCGAGAGCCCTGGGCACCCTGGTGCCGCTACCAGGGATAGCGTGGGACGCTCATGTCCTCTGATTCTTCTGGGGGTTGATGTGTCCGCGCGCGCTCGTACCGTGGCTCGCCTGTCCGTACCCGCTGCCATCGTCGGCGCCGCACTCATGGGCTCCGCCTCGACTTCGTACGCCGGTCCCTGCGACCTGCTCAACGGCAAGGCACAGGACCTGTGTGAGTCACAGCAGGCTGCTGGCGGAACTACAGGTGGCGGGGCCCCGGTCGTCGACAACTCGACGCTCGATCCGATGTCCTCGCTCGCCAAAAGCTTCGCCGAAGCGGCGGCCTGGGTCGTCGACCAGCTGAGCAACGCAGTCACGGCGACGGCGGACGTCGACTTCACGAACGGCTCGTTCCTGAAGACCTACGCCCTGACCTTCGCGGCATCGACGGTCCTGGTCGTGGTCATCTGGCTGTGGGCCGTGGTCAAACGGGCCGTGCGGGGAGCGCCGCTCACCACGGCGATCGGCGAGGCGATCGGCCTGCTGTGGCTGGCCGTGCTGGCCTCCGCGTTCACCCCCCTGGTCCTGTACACCGTGGTGTCCGCGGTGGACAGCATCACCGACGCGCTCGCCGACGGGTCTGAACATGCGAAATTCTTCGACGCGTTCAGCACCGCCCTGAAGGAGAACAAGGACGGCGGGCCACTGATCCAGATCGTCCTGTCCGCCGTCTCCATCGTGGCGGCGGGTGTGGTGTGGTTCGAGCTGGTCGTGCGTGCCGCACTGCTGTACGTAGGTGCGGTGCTGGGCACGGTCGTTTACTCAGGGCTGGTCGACAAGGAGCTGTGGGGCAGGGTCCGCAAGTGGGTGGCGATCATGACCGCCATCATTTTGATCAAGCCGATCATCGTGATCGTGCTGCAGCTGGCGAGCGCTCTCACAGACGCCGGCGCTCAGGACAGCGTGGGCGCCATCGTCTCCGGTCTGGCGATCATCGTCATCTCGATCGTGGCGTCTGCCTTGATCTTCCGGTTCATCCCGGGGATGGGCGACGAGATCGTCGCCGCTCGGCGGGACTCCTACGACCCGGCGAGCCGTCAGTCCGCAGCCATCGTGACCCGGCCGGTTCAAGGTGTCACAGCGGGCATCAACGCACACGCGAGCAGGGACGCGTCGTCGAGGCCGGCGGCAAGCCAGTCCGCACCGATCTCGTCCTCGTCGTCGGTTGCCAGCGGCGGGATGGCCGCGCACTCATCGCGTCCGACCTCGTCCGGCAACGGCGGTGCCCGCCCGTCGCGCCCTGACGTCCCGAGCCAGGACAACCGCTGATCAGCAGGTCTCACCGCGAGAGCCCGGCCGCGCTACGCGGACCGGGCTCTCGGTGGTTTTCGGTTCCTTCACGACCGTCTGCTGACTGTCTCGCCTCGACCGGGTCCTCGCGCAGTCCGCTCCTCAGGGGCCGGGCTGCGGGTTGTTCATACCGATCAGGACCCCGATCACGATGATGGCCAACACCAAGTAGAACTTGCCCTTCAGGCCCACGTGCGTGCACCCCCTCCGCACCCCCTCCTCCGCAGGTGGGATGCCGTAGCTGTCCGCTGACTGAGCATCACGGTACTGCCAGGGCCAGCCGCCACGTGCGGGCCAAGCCGAAACGCGTACGGGGTCACATCAGCTGGAGCCCTTGCGGGCGGCCTTCTCCGCGCGGGCGCGGGCCAGGGCGGCCCGGTGGCTGGTCTCCTTCGACGACCGCGCGTCTTCGAGCGCCTGCCGGGCGGCCTGCTCCTCGACGTGGAGGCCTTCCGACTGCTGGGCCCAACGACGCGGCTTCTGCTCCGGCTGCAGGATCTCGGGCTGCTCGAACCGGTGCAGGCCCCAACGCTCACGCCGTTCGGCACGCTCGGCCAGGCGCTCCTCGACGCGGACCTGCTCGCGCTGCTCGTCCAGCTCACGGGCTCGCTCGACGCGATTGCGGATGCGGTCGCGCTCCTCGGACGTGGCCTCGTCCCACGCCTGGACGTGGGCGGCGACCTTGACCTCGCGGCGCGGGCCGTGGCCGTGGGCGTTCTTCCGAGAGTTGATGAGCCGCCACAGGCGCCACCCGGCCAGACGGCCCAGGTTCTCGGCCTGGAACGTGATCTCGCCCCACTCGTTGCGCCGGACGATGTTGTCGGTGAGCAGCTCGACGAGCTCGGACTCGGTCGACCGGCGCAGGGCAACGGTGATCGTGTGGTGCAGGTCAGACCAGGCATCGCCCGTCATTGACCGGCTGAGCTCCTCCGGGGTGCCGGAGGGCAAGAACACCACCCCACGGCCGAGTTGGACCCGCCAGGAGTGCCACACGCGGCGCATGACGCTCCTGGCAACGGTGCTGACGTCGTCTCCGAACGCTTGGCCAGTCCTCTTTCCAGTCGCCGCCGAAGGCGTCGTTTCTGCTTTTTCCATCTCTTTCGACCAGATCAGCCCACTACTACCGTTAGGAGTAAAACCATCTAGTTGTGAGAACCCCTTCGCGTATAGAGGGGACGCTTTGCCATTAACCCCAAGTGCCATGAGGCGGTGGACTCGGGCGGTCATCTCGGCGGCACGGCCGCGGTCGGCGACGGCGATGCACCGGAGGTCCGGGGTCAGCTTCGGCTTCGCCACGGCAGGGGCCACGAGGGCCGCCTGAGGGGCCTCTACGGGCTCCCAGCCGGGCCAGGGGTCGACGGCGCGGGTGGCCTGCTGCCACTCCGTCCTGATCTCCTGTGCCACGGCGGCGGCGGAGCTGTCGGCCGGGTGCTCCCAGCGCGGAGCGGCGGCCAGCTCGGTGATGAGCTGCTGCGTCTCGCGGTTCTCACCGCGTACGACGAACGGCTCGACGGCAGGCGCCGGACGGGCCGTCAGGCGGCCGTAGGCGGCGTCCTCGTACGGGTCCTCAGCCTCGGGGAGGTCCCAGACACGCAGCTCGCGCATGAGGTCCTCGGGGAGGTCGGACGGGATGGCGTCGGCGCGCAGGCACAGGGCGTACACCGCCAGGCGGCCCGGGGCCGGCGCTACGACGCGCTCGGCCAGGCCGTACACCTTGAGGCCCTTGAGGTCGTCCCAGAACCGGTCTGTGCCGACCTCGAACTGCCAGGCGTAGCGCTCGGCCAGGGCCATTCCCCCGTCCACCTGGTCCGTGCCGTACCGGCCCTCGACACGGCCGGTCGCCGGGTCGAGGCGCTGTGAGTTCAGGAACTTCGCCAGGCGGAACTTCGTCTCGGGCAGCGTTCCGCGGTACCGCGCGATCTCCGCAATGCGGTACCAAGTCGCCAGCCGGATGGCAGGAAAGCGCAGGATTGTCTCAAGAATGCCCTGCGGTGAAGAATCTACAGATGAGGCGCCATTTGCGACTGTTTCCCCGGACACACCGGGATTTGGACGCACTGGGCTAGCCCCACGGCTGTCCGCTACGATGGGGGAACCACTTTCTGGATCTACAAAACAACAAAAACGGGACCCTCCGGCGGAGGGCCTGTCTGGGAACGAACCGGGAAACCGGCTCTGACCTGTTGTTTTTTAGGTTCTGGGGTGGTGGCCTCCGTTTCTTGGGCCTGGCCGAGTTGACGCTCGGACAGTCCCGGGGTTGTGAGGTTGGTTGACTGGGGGCAGTCGACCGAGATGGTGTTTTGAGTTAGATGCCGGACCTAGTCCGGCGGTGGTGGTACGGGACCTCTCCCTGGGGAGGGATTCGAGGTCCCCCTAGACAAGCGAGGCCCTGGCTGGGGAGCCGGGGCCTTCCGCGTGTCCGGGGTCGTGCTGCTGCGCCGTCGTCTGCTGGGTAAGCATCTTGCGGTGCAGCTCAGCGAGAGCCTCCCGGAGCACCTGGGCCCCGGAGACGCCCAACGCCTTGACGAGCTCCTCGTAGTGGCTACGAGCAGTCTCGCCAGGCTTGAGCACGACAGTGGCGCGCATGTCCCGACCCCGGTTGAATTCCGTGGTCTTGGGGTGCGGGCTTCCTTGTACTCCTGGCATGGAAACGATCTTATCCATACTCAGGGTCACTGTTTCAACATCAAGCGCGTGTCGCGTCGTGTTTTCCCGTCTGCCGCGCGAAAACTTCCTTCGGTGTCCCGTCAGGCGGGCAGCAGTTCACGGGCCGTCAGTCACCCGGTGGGCAGGCTGTTCAGCCGCTCCACCTTCTTCTGGATGACATCGAGGGCGGCGCGTTGACGTCCGGGAACTCGGCGGCGCAAGGCAACGAGCTGCGGGGCCAAGTGCCGGGCGTGGGCGGCGTCTTGGATGCGGTCCCACTGGTAGTGGGCCCGGTCGACGGTGCCCTCGACGTCTTTCGAGTCGGGCGCCTGCTGCAGCGTGTCGAGGCGGGTCTGGGCGGCCTGAAGCCACAACGCGCAGGACTGGCCCGGGTCGTTGGCGACCGAGGCGAGATGGGCGCGTACCTCGATCCAGTGGACGGCGGCGAACGTGTCGGCACCGAAAGTGCGGACGGCGTGCTGCTCAGCGGCGACCGCCAGGGCCGCAGCCTCCTGGTGGCGGCCAGCCTGGGCCAGTGCGGCAATCCGCTCGTGCGGGTCGGCCTGTACGGGCACGTCAGGGCTGGGCACGTAGACCGGTGAGACCTCGCGCTGGGCGCGCGGTGGCGGCGGGACCCGCGCGGGTGCCGGGCTGGCGGGCCGTACCTGGGCAGGGAGCGCCGGGGCGTGTGCGTGGGTGAGCGTGGGAGGCGGCGGGAGCTGGAACGCGCCGGGGGCGACGGGCGGCGCGGGCATCATCTGCGCGGCTGGCGCCTGCAGTTGGGCCGGGACCGGAACGTGTGCCGGGACGGCAGGCGCCGAACTCCCGGGCAGGAGCTGGCCCTTCGCGGCGCCCGTGGGCTGCTCCGGGCCGAGGACGAGCGCGCCCTCGACGGCACCGGTGCGGCGGAGGATCTCGTGGTGCAGCCGGTCGGCGTCGGGGCGCTGGCCGGTGCGCAGGATCTGGGCCAGGGCGTGGGTGTAGGCGGGGTGGGCGATCCGCCGGCGACCTGGCGGCGGGGCGACGACGCCGTATGTCCGGGCTCCGCCGGGCAGCGAGAGCGGCTCCTCGTCGAGCAGCTGCCAGACCTCGGCGTCGGCGACCAGGTCCACGAAGAGGGTGGTCGTGTCCGGGCGGCGCTGCTGCAGCTCGCTGACGAGCCAGGCCCATGGGAGGGCGGTGTACCGGATCGTCGAGGGCGTGGTGCGGGCGAGCGCCAGGTGCACGACGCGCTGGCGGCGGTCGAGCTGCAGCTGGCCGACGAGCACGACGGTGAGCGGGCCCTCGGTGACGGCGGCTCCCCGAACTCGAGTAAGGACAGCCTGTGGGTCGGTCGGGTCCGCCAGTTCGATGAGCGTGGCGGCCGCGGTGCCCGCGAGTGCGGCCGGCGGTACGGCAGCAAGCACGGGAATCACGCTGCTCGCCTCAGTCAACTTGCCCTTGCCCGTGGGCGCGGCTGCAATGAGCAGCGCGGTCCCCGGTCGATCTTGCGCCCCGTTCATCTGCACCTACGCACCGTATCCGCTGGCCCATTGACGGCTGGTCAACGCGTCGTACATGGCGAAGGGCCGCCCGGGATGGGCGGCCCTTCGCCATGTACGAACTTCGTGTATCAGTTCTGGATGTTGAACTCACCCTTGTTGGCGCCGTCGAGGAAGCAAGTCCAGACGTGTGCGGATACGACGAAGGGCGGGTTGCTGAGGTCCTCGTTGTCACGCAGGGCAACGCGGCCGTCAGGCATGAAGGCCACTTCGAGGCACCCGCCGCTGCCGGAGGACGCCGAGGCCTTGAACCAGTCGAGGTCCGGCAGATCATCCGGGGCGAGGTGTCCGGTGCTGATGGTCATTGTTGTTTCTCCTTCACAGCGTCCTGGAGCCGCGCCGTGGTCTCGTCAGGATCAAGAGCCTTGGCCTTGAGCAGGTCGAACGACGTTGTGAAGCGCCGTACGTCGGGCTTCTTCTCCAGGTAGAGGTTTCCGGCGGGGGAGTCCACATAGACGAGCGGCTCGTTCTCCTCGAACTCCAGGATGGAGAACGCCCCGCCGAGGCCGGGATGAGCCCCCTTGGCGATGGGGACCATTTGCAAGGTCACGTTCGGCAGACCCGCCACTTCGATCAGGTGGTTGATCTGCTCGTGCATGATCCCTGGACCCCCGACAGGCCGACTGATCACTTGCTCGTCGAGGATCGCCCACAGTTCGAGCGGCTCCCGGTCCTCGGCCGACAGGAGTTCCTGCCGCTTCGTACGCACTGACACCAGGTCTTCGATGTCGTGCGGCCGGTTGCCCGGGTGCGCAGCCAGGACAGCGCGCGCGTAGTCGGGCGTCTGCAACAGGCCGTGGATCAGGACGGGTTCCCATGCCCGCTCGGCGCGGGCGTCGGTCTCCAGTCCAAGGAGTACCTCCAGGCCGCTTGGCAGTGCCTCCCGGTAGGAGTCCCACCATCCGGGCTGCTCCGAGTCGGTCAGCATGCTGAGGAGCCCCTGCACCTGGCGCTCGTCGGCGACGCCGTACAGCTCGCAGAGCTTCACGATCTCCTCGGCCCTGGGGGTGACGCGCCCTCTGCCAGTCTCCATGCGGCTGATGCGGGTCTCGGAGCACTGGAGGTGCTGGGCCACTTCTGCGGCCAGGAGCCCCCGGGCTTTGCGCAGGCGCCGCAGTTCCGCGCCGAGCTGTCGCCGGTTGACTGTAGGTGTCTTTGGCTGGGCCACGCGCCGTCGCCCCCTTCCCCTTCGCTTGCTCCGCGCTTGCGCACTTGCCTGCGAACAGTCTGCCGCACTGTCCCCGCGAGCTGCACACATAGCAGGTCCCCTCTCGTTGAATGCCCCGCACGTATGTTCGTCACTTGCCAAGAATTTGCTGCGCACTTGCGCAGACAGTGCGCACGGCGCCACTGTAGGGGCTGTTGGATACGTCAGGTAGCGGCCCGATCGCTGTATGTCGATCTTCGGTCGCGAGGTTGATCGGGAGCGTCATGTCGCCGTTTGCGCAGGCCGCAGGCCAGCACTCGATGGTGTCCGCGCCCGCGTCCGTAGACATTCGTGCAGCCGTCCTTGATCCACTACGGATGACGGCCCAGCAGACCCGCCAGATCCATGGCGAGTGCTGTGCCCGCTGCCCGAGGACCGATGGCTTGAGTCCGGGTGGCATGGCCTACATGGCCAGCGGTACGGACGGCGGCCGACTCGGGTTCCCGGTGTCCGTCTGTCCGGGCCACCGGGATACGGGGGGCACGTGGTGACGCCCCTTAGCGGTTGGAAGGCGGGCGTGGAGCCCTGGCGGCCGGGCACGGCGCCAGGGCCGTGCCTGCGCGCGGCCTGGAGTGTGGGCCGCGCCGGAGTCGTACGGATCGTGGGCGTGGATGTGCTGCGGATCAGCCGCCTGATCGACGCCGATGTCCTGACCGTCCTGCGCGAGCGCGGGATCGTTCGTGGCCCGGTCCTGCTCAATGGGCGTCGCAGGTGTGTCGAGGTCCTCGTACGGCCCGGCACCGCATCGTCCTGGCCCGAGATGCCCTGGACGAGGTGCGTGGACGCGGCGGTGATGCTGTGCCCGGCGCCCTCGGTGACTAGCGCCAGCGGCCTGCACGTAGACGGGCGCGTGTGGATCACCCCGCCGGGCTACGCCCCGCCTGTGACTGATGCAGACGCCTTGGCGGAGGCCGTGGCCACGGCTCTGGCTCGGCGCGTTCACCTGCCCAGTGCCCGGGGCCATGCCGATCAGAGGAGGTACTAGTGAGTCACCCCGTCAGCGGCCCGCCGGAACTCGCCGAGTCCGTGGTCTGGCACGAGCTGGAGCCCGTGCCGCTGTACGGCCAGGGCCTTGCCCCCAGAGTCCGCGAACAGATCCGCCGTCCCCCAGGAGCACGAGCAGGGGCCCAGGACATGACCGAGACCACGATGAGGAACCTCATGGATGACCAGACCCGCCAGTCGACCGAAGGGCACGAGAACCTGCCCGCTGTCCTCGTAGGCCAGCCGGGGGCGGCCGTCGAGCAGGCCCGGACTTCGGCGCCCCCGTTCGCGGGTGACTTGGTGCGGACGATCCAGGAGGCCAGCTCTGCACTACGGGTCGTTTCCACGCTCAACCCGTCCAGTGACATCACGGTGAGCGCGCACACCGCGCTTGTGTGCGCGGGCGATACAGCGGCTGCCGCGCTGCAAGCCGCCGCCGACCTGGCCAGGGAAGCCCCCACGCTGGAGATCCAGGCCCTGAACTGGGCCAAGGTGCCCGGACCGGTCGAAGGCACGTGGGAGTGGCACGTCATTCTGACGGTCAGCGCCCGCGACCCGGAGACCGGCGAGTACGGCGGCAGCACGCACCATGGCCGGTGGTGACGATGCTGGACACCTTCGTCTTATCGCCCGCCGCTCAGGCCAGATACGACGTCTTTATGGAGCACCTTCGGGAGTGCCAGGCGTGCCCGAGGGACGGGATGAGCCGGTGCGCCGACGCCGAAGAGTTGGTCCGTGTCTACCTGGCGACGATCAGAGCGGGGTGACGGCCCGTCACGTCCCGTACGGTCCCCAGACCTCCGGCCAGGCCCCCGTGTACCCCAGCCGGCCGGAGTGAGTGGCGGGCGGAGAGAGGTCCCCGCCCGCCACTCTGCCCAGGCTGCCCCGGTCCCTGCCCCCCGACAGGGAACGGGGCGGCCGTACGACCGTCCCCCACCCGACCACCTCCGAGACCGCCCGATGCCTCTCCCCGTGGGCTCGGGCGCGGGGAGCCCCCAGTTGGCC is a window from the Streptomyces sp. NBC_00576 genome containing:
- a CDS encoding DUF397 domain-containing protein, whose amino-acid sequence is MTISTGHLAPDDLPDLDWFKASASSGSGGCLEVAFMPDGRVALRDNEDLSNPPFVVSAHVWTCFLDGANKGEFNIQN
- a CDS encoding helix-turn-helix domain-containing protein is translated as MAQPKTPTVNRRQLGAELRRLRKARGLLAAEVAQHLQCSETRISRMETGRGRVTPRAEEIVKLCELYGVADERQVQGLLSMLTDSEQPGWWDSYREALPSGLEVLLGLETDARAERAWEPVLIHGLLQTPDYARAVLAAHPGNRPHDIEDLVSVRTKRQELLSAEDREPLELWAILDEQVISRPVGGPGIMHEQINHLIEVAGLPNVTLQMVPIAKGAHPGLGGAFSILEFEENEPLVYVDSPAGNLYLEKKPDVRRFTTSFDLLKAKALDPDETTARLQDAVKEKQQ